The region CTTCCTGCCCCTGGCCGTTGACCAGTGGCGTGCAGTGTTCAACCAGGTCCATGGTTCGATTGGCAGCCGCTTCCGTCAGGCGCACAACATAAGCCAAACGCTCAGTGGCATCCGTGATCTGCGACACTTCTTCAGCTTGCGGCACCGTCGGGTCAATATGAAAGTTGACGATGGCACTGTGCAATTCACGGGTCAGCTTGCCGACTTCCCGATACAGTCCGCGGTCGCGGGTCTGGTTCAGTTCATGAATCAGTTGCACCGCATCGCCGAACTGGCCGTTTTCAAGGCTTTCGACCAATTCCCGTGCATGTTTTTTCAGGGTCGACTCAAACTCGCCCAATGTAGATTCTTGCTGCTCCATAACGCCCCCGAGGCAAACCGATCAGCCGATGCGATCAAAGATTTTTTCAATCTTGTCTTTGAGTGCGATCGCCGTGAACGGCTTGACCACATAGCCATTAACCCCGGCCTGGGCGGCTTCGATGATCTGTTCACGCTTGGCTTCGGCGGTCACCATCAGCACAGGCAAATGCTTGAGCTTTTCGTCGGCCCGCACGTGGCGCAGTAACTCGATACCGGTCATGCCCGGCATGTTCCAGTCCGTCACCAAAAAGTCGATGTGACCCTGGTTAAGGAGCGGCAGCGCGGTAATACCGTCATCTGCCTCGACCGTGTTGGTGAACCCGAGGTCACGCAACAGGTTTTTGATGATCCGCCGCATCGTTGAAAAATCATCAACGATGAGGATTTTCATGTTCTTGTCCAATTCGACCTCCAAGCAGTTTTAAACGCGCCCAGCCTGTGAGCGCGCCATTCAATCAATTCGGTTAATACGTCTCAGAACCTGCAGGAGCGAGCTTGCTCGCGATGAGGCCGCGTAAACCGCATCGCGAGCAAGCTCGCCCCTACAGGGGGCCTATGCGATCAGTGTGCTCGCCACTGGGCCAGACGTGCGCGCAATCGTGCGGCGCACTGGCTGTGCAGCTGGCTGACCCGCGATTCGCTCACCCCCAGCACCTCGCCGATTTCTTTGAGGTTCAGTTCTTCGTCGTAATACAGCGCCAGTACCAGGCGCTCACGCTCCGGCAAATTGGCGATGGCGTCGGCGAGCGCCGTCTGAAACCGCTGGTCTTCCAGATCCCGCGAAGGCCCGAGTTGAGCGCTCGCGCCATCCTCGTGCAGCCCTTCGTGTTCACCGTCCTGCAGCAGGTCGTCAAAACTGAACAGGCGACTGCCCAGGGTGTCATTCAAAATCGCGTAATAATCATCAAGGCTTAACTGGAGTTCGGCCGCAACTTCATGATCTTTAGCGTCACAGCCGGTTTTTGCTTCAATTACCCGAATGGCGTCACTGACCATACGGGTATTGCGGTGCACCGAGCGCGGTGCCCAGTCACCCTTGCGCACTTCGTCGAGCATCGCGCCACGAATGCGGATCCCCGCATAGGTCTCGAAACTCGCGCCTTTGGTTGCGTCGTATTTGGTCGACACTTCAAGCAGGCCGATCATCCCCGCCTGAATCAGGTCATCCACCTGCACGCTGGCAGGCAAGCGCGCCAGCAGGTGATACGCAATGCGCTTGACCAGCGGCGCATAGCGCTCGATCAGCTCATACTGGCTGTCGCGTGACGACTTGCTGTACATGCGATAACCGCTGGCCGTCATCAGATCCGCCCCCCACCCTGGCGCACCAGACGCTCAACAAAAAATTCCATGTGCCCACGGGGGTTGGCCGGCAATGGCCAGGTATCGACTTTCTGCGCAATGGCCTTGAACGCCAGCGAGCATTTGGAGCGCGGGAATGCTTCGTAGACAGCCCGCTGTTTTTGCACCGCCTTGCGCACGCATTCGTCGTAGGGCACGGCGCCTACGTATTGCAGGGCCACATCGAGAAAACGGTCAGTGACCTTGGTCAGTTTGGCGAACAGGTTGCGACCCTCCTGCGGGCTTTGGGCCATGTTTGCCAGCACGCGAAAGCGGTTCATGCCGTAATCACGATTCAGCAGCTTGATCAAGGCATAGGCATCGGTGATCGACGTCGGCTCGTCGCACACCACCAGCAGCACTTCCTGAGCGGCGCGCACGAAGCTCACCACCGACTCGCCGATCCCGGCCGCCGTGTCGATCACCAGTACGTCCAGATTGTCGCCCAGGTCGCTGAACGCCTGAATCAGGCCGGCGTGTTGCGCCGGGCTTAAATGAACCATGCTCTGGGTGCCTGAGGCCGCCGGCACAATGCGAATCCCGCCAGGGCCTTGCACCAATACGTCACGCAGCTCGCAACGCCCCTCGACCACATCGGCCAGGGTAAATTTGGGCGTCAGTCCGAGCAGGACATCAACATTCGCCAACCCAAGGTCAGCGTCCATCAACATGACGCGCCTGCCCAACTCGGCCAGCGCGATGGACAAGTTGACTGACACGTTAGTTTTACCGACGCCACCCTTGCCGCCGGTCACTGCGATAACCTGTACGGGATGCATGCTGCCCATGATCTTTCTTTACCTTGTCTTACTTAGGCGCGGCTACATAGGTTGGCTGCGCGTTCCCCAGCGGAACAACACCTTGCAGACCATCAATGTAGGTACATTGCAACGTAATCGTAGCTAACTCAGCCGACCCGCTTGGGGGGGCTGTGATAGATATCAGCGAACATATCGGCCATGGCCTCTTCGCTGGGTTCTTCCTGCATTTGCACACTGACTGCACGACTCACCAACTGGTGACGCCGCGGCAGGTGAAGGTCATCGGGGATACGAGGACCGTCCGTGAGGTAGGCCACCGGCAACTCGTGACCGATGGCCAGACTCAACACCTCACCCAGGCTTGCCGTTTCATCCAGCTTGGTCAGGATGCACCCGGCCAGCCCGCAACGCTTGTAGCTCAGGTACGCGGCCGCCAGTACTTGCTTCTGACTGGTGGTGGCCAATACCAGATAATTTCTCGCCTTGATGCCGCGCCCCGCCAGGCTCTCCAGTTGCAACCGCAGCGCCGGGTCGCTGGCCTGCAGGCCGGCGGTATCCACCAGTACCACGCGCTTGCGTTCCAGCGGTTCGAGCGTCTGACCCAACGACTGGCCAGGCGCTACATGGGTCACGGATACATTCAAGATACGCCCCAGGGTCTTGAGCTGCTCCTGGGCACCGATCCGGAAACTGTCCATGCTCACCAGCGCGATATGCTGCGCGCCGTACTTGAGTACATAACGCGCCGCCAGCTTGGCCAGCGTCGTGGTTTTGCCCATGCCCGCGGGGCCGACCATCGCAATCACCCCGCCCTCTTCCAGCGGCTCAAGCTCCGGCGTGATAATCATCCGTGCCAGGTGCGCCAACAACATGCGCCAGGCCTGGCGCGGCTCCTGGATGCCCACCACTTGCGCCAGCAGATCCCGCGACAGCGGCCCGGACAAACCGATGCGCTGCAGTCGGCGCCATAAATTGGCCTGCTCGGGCATGCTTCCCTGGAGCTGATTCCAGGCCAGCGAACCCAATTGCACTTCCAGCAACTCCCGCAACCCGGAGAGTTCGGAGCGCATGGTGTCGAACGCATGCTGATCCATCGATTGCATGACCACCGGCGCCGGGCGCAGCGGTTCGACCGGGACCGGCTCAATCAACGGTTCGGCGGCGGTCAGCGGCAAACCGGCAAACAGCTGACGGCTGCCCTCGGCATCGCCCTCACCGCGCAGACTCAGTTCGGCCTGGGCCGAAACAATCCGTGACTGGGTCTTGCGCAGCTCTTCTTCAAGTTCAATGTTTGGCACCCGGGGTGCCAGCGCGGACAGCTTGTAATCCAGGGCCGCGGTCAATTCCACGCCCCCGGCAATCCGGCGGTTACCAATAATGGCGGCATCTGCCCCCAACTCATCACGTATCAGCTTCATGGCCTGACGCATGTCGGCGGCGAAAAATCGCTTCACTTGCATAAATCAAACCCTCAGCCGTTAGGGCCTACTGTCGCGACGATCGTGACTTGCTTGTTGTCAGGAATTTCCTGGTACGCCAGCACATGCAGGTTCGGCACCGCCAAACGGCCAAACCGCGAAAGCATTGCGCGTACCGGACTTGCCACCAGCAAGATCACCGGGTTGCCTTGCATCTCCTGACGCTGAGCCGCATCGATCAACGAACGCTGGAGCTTTTCAGCCATGCTCGGCTCCAGCAAAACACCTTCATCCTGGCCTTGTCCGGCCTTCTGCAAACTATTGAGCAATATTTGTTCCAACCTTGGCTCCAAGGTGATCACAGGCAGCTCGGACTCAACACCTACAATGCTTTGCACGATTGCGCGGGACAGCCCGACCCGCACCGCCGCGACCAAAGCGGCAGTATCTTGACTCTTATGGGCATTATTGGCGATCGCCTCGGCAATGCTGCGAATATCACGCACCGGCACCTGCTCGGCCAACAAGGCCTGCAACACCTTGAGCAACTGCGAGAGGCTCAACACCCCGGGCACCAACTCTTCAGCCAGCTTGGGGGAAGCCTTGGCCAGCAACTGCATCAACTGCTGCACTTCTTCATGACCGATCAGTTCATGGGAGTGTTTGTACAGAATCTGATTCAAGTGGGTCGCCACCACCGTACTGGCATCCACTACGGTATAGCCCAGCGATTGCGCCTGACTGCGCTGGCTGACCTCAATCCACACAGCTTCCAGACCAAAGGCCGGATCTTTGGTGGTAATGCCGTTCAACGTACCGAATACCTGCCCTGGATTGATCGCCAACTCCCGGTCCGGGTAAATCTCGGCCTCGGCCAGAATCACCCCCATCAGGGTCAGCCGATAGGCGCTGGGTGCGAGGTCGAGGTTGTCGCGGATATGCACGGTGGGCATCAAAAAGCCCAGGTCCTGAGACAGCTTTTTGCGCACGCCCTTGATCCGCGCCAGCAACTGGCCGCTCTGATTGCGATCCACCAGCGGGATCAGGCGGTAACCCACTTCCAGGCCAATCATGTCGATCGGCGTCACGTCATCCCAGCCCAGCTCCTTGGTTTCCAGGGCTCGGGCCGGAGACGGCAGCAACTCTTGCTGGCGCTGCACCTCTTGCAGGGCCTGCGACTTGACCACGGCCTGTTTTTTCCACATCAGGTACGCCACGCCGCCGGCCACTGCGGCCAGGCTCAGGAAGGAAAAATGCGGCATGCCCGGCACAATCCCCATCACCGCCATCAAACCGGCGGATACCGCCAGCGCCTTGGGCGAGGCGAACATCTGCCGATTGATTTGCTTGCCCATGTCTTCAGAGCCTGAAGCCCGGGTGACCATGATCGCGGCGGCCGTCGACAGCAGCAGCGAGGGCAACTGCGCCACCAAACCGTCACCGATGGTCAGCAAGGCGTAGACCTTGCCGGCTTCGCTGAAGCTCATGCCGTGCTGGAAGATACCCACGGCCATACCGCCGATCAGGTTGATGAACAGAATCAGCAAGCCGGCGATGGCATCCCCGCGCACGAATTTGCTGGCACCGTCCATGGAGCCATAGAACTCCGCCTCCTGGGCCACTTCCTGACGGCGCAGCTTGGCCTGGTTCTGATCGATAAGGCCGGCATTGAGGTCCGCGTCGATCGCCATTTGCTTGCCGGGCATGGCATCGAGGGTAAAGCGCGCACTCACCTCGGAAATGCGCCCGGCACCTTTGGTCACCACCACAAAGTTGATGATCATCAGGATGGCGAACACCACGATGCCGACCACGTAGTTACCGCCGATCACCACCTCGCCGAAGGCCTGGATCACCTTGCCCGCCGCCGCGTGACCCTCTTGCCCGTGGAGCATCACCACCCGGGTCGACGCCACGTTCAGCGCCAGGCGCATCAGGGTCGCCACCAGCAAAATGGTCGGAAACACCGCGAAGTCCAGCGGACGCAAGGCGTACACGCACACCAGCAGCACCACAATCGACAGCGCGATGTTGAAGGTGAAAAACACATCCAGCAAAAATGCAGGGATGGGCAACATCATCATCGCCAGCATCACCAACAGCAACAACGGCACACCCAACTGCCCCTGACCCAATCCGGCCAGACCGTTGCGTGCGGTGTTGATTAACTGAGAGCGATCCAATGACATTGCGAGAAACCTTTAGCAAACTTTTGACGCCATACGCGCCACAAAGCCTGCTTGTGCAAGAAGCCTTCCAACTCTCTGTTTGCTCTAAAAATCATTCGATTAAGATGGCGAAGCAGGCGGGATGCTGCCCGGACGTCGCCTCGTTTCACTCGACAACTGCTACAAGCATTCTGTAGCAGCAGACGAGCAGAGCGAGGCCGCGTCCGGCGGTTACGAAAACGCGGTCAGTTCCAGTGCCACTCACCCAGGTCGATCACCAGGCACGCATTGCTGCTGGACTCAAATGCCACATCGATCCTGCGATTGGGCTCGTAATGCGGCGAGCCGCGTCCACCGATCAGGATCTCGCCGCATCGCTCGTCCCACTCGCCCGCGCCACCCTGCCATATCGGCACATTGGCCAGCCGCAACTGGCGCAGCAGCTTGTACAAAATAAAGCTGCGCACACAACGTCCATTGATGCCTTCAAAACTCAATGATTTGCGCAGGAATCCCAGGATCGAATCACGCTCCTGATGGCAACGCGACATGATTGCCTCGTAGTACTGCGCCCGACCGCTGCTTTCGGGCACCGTCGGTAGCGCAATCAATGCCAGCAGGTTGGTGCATTCATTGCCAAAGCCAATAATGTGCGAACCCTGTAGCTGATCCAGCCAGAAAATCGCAAATGTGCCGTCCAGCACCGGGAAGGTGGTGAACGGGCTCTCAAGATCGACGCACGCGATATCGCGCGAGTCGCTCAGCGCATAAGTGCTGGCAGAGCCTTGAGGAATAAGGGTTAACTCGATGGACATCGCGCATCTCCATTGCAGGCACGAAGCTTCATGACTCTCGGCCTTCTCAAGTTAAGCAGATTTACGCAAAGCCACTACTGATAACAAGCGCCGCAGCCATGCCGCCTTACTCATCACGTCGCAGGTCAGGCGGGATCGGCAGGTCTTTCAGTGGGTCCGGGCGTTTGCCGCGGCCGGCCTGGTGCTGACGAATCTGGTACACGTAGGCCAATACCTGGGCCACGGCCAGGTACAACCCGGCGGGGATTTCCTGCTCTAGCTCAGTGGAATAGTAGATCGAGCGCGCCAATGCAGGGGACTCAAGCAACAGGACGTTGTGCTCCTTACCGATCTCACGGATTTTCAGCGCCAGGAAGTCGCTGCCCTTGGCCAGCAACATCGGCGCCCCACCCTCTTGCGGGTCGTACTTGAGGGCGACGGCGTAGTGCGTCGGGTTGGTGATGATCACATCGGCATCGGGGATTGCCGCCATCATCCGCCGCTGGGACATGTCGCGCTGAAGCTGACGGATCCGCTGCTTGACCTCGGGTCGGCCTTCCTGATCCTTGTGCTCGTCGCGCACTTCCTGCTTGGTCATCAGCAGCTTCTGATGGCTTTCCCACAGCTGCACCGGCACGTCGACCGCAGCGATCAGGATCAGCCCGCAGGCCATCCACAAAGCACTCCAGCCCACCACTTGCAGGCTATGGATCACCGCCAGCTCCAGCGGTTCGTGAGCAATGCGCAACAGGTCGTCGATGTCGGACTTCAAGACCAGCAGCGCGACGATCAAGATGATGAAAAACTTGGCCAATGCCTTGAGCAGCTCTACCAGCGCCTTGGTCGAGAACATGCGCTTGATCCCGGCGGCCGGGTTCATGCGACTGAATTTCGGGGCCAGGCTGCCCGCAGCAAACAACCAGCCGCCAAGCGAAATGGGACCGACCAGCGCGGCAATCAACAAGGTGATCAACACCGGCTGCACAGCCAGCAGTGCGATTTTTCCGGAGTGCAGCAGGAAAATACCCATGGAGTCGGTATTAAGCAGCACTTCGCGGCTCAGGCTGAAGTTGTAGCGCATCAACGCCATGAGGTCCTGAGCGAGGGCGCCACCAAAAATCAACAGCCCCGCCGATCCGGCGAGCATGATTGCCAGCGTGTTAAGTTCTTTGGAGCGCGCTATTTCACCCTTTTCTCTGGAGTCCTTTTTTCGTTTCTCCGTGGGGTCTTCTGTTTTGTCGGCACCGCTTTCACTTTCTGCCATCGCTACCGTGCTCGCGCCAGCTCACGTAAAAACTGCAAGGCCTGTGAGGCCAGCGGTTGATACTGATTGAGAATGTCAGCCAGGCCGATCCACAGGATCACCATGCCCAGCACCAGCGTCAGCGGAAAGCCGATCGCGAAGATATTCAGTTGCGGCGCCGCCCGGGTCATGACGCCAAAGGCGATGTTGACCACCAGCAACGCGGTGATGGCCGGCAATACCAGCAACAGCGCAGCCCCGAGCACCCAGCCCATTTTGTTGGCGATTTCCCAGTAGTGATTCGACAGCAACCCGCCGCCGACCGGTAACGTGGTGAAGCTTTCGGTTATCACCTCGAACACCACCAGGTGGCCATTCATCGACAAAAACAGCAAGGTCACCAGCATGGTGAAGAATTGCCCGATCACCGCCACATTGACCCCGTTGGCCGGGTCGACCATGGACGCGAAGCCCATGCCCATCTGGATCGCGACAATTTGCCCGGCCACCACGAAAGCCTGGAAGAACAGCTGCAACGAAAAGCCCAGCAGCGCACCGATGATGATTTGCTCGGCAATCAGCAGCAGCCCGCTCAAATCCAGAGCGTTGACGGTGGGCATCGGCGGCAGGCTCGGCATGATCGCCAGGGTGATGGCCAGGGACAAAAACAGCTTGATGCGCTTGGGCACCAGCGTCGTACCAATAATCGGCATGGTGGTCAGCAACGCGCCCACCCGGAACAGCGGCAGCATAAAGCTGGCGACCCAGGTGCTGATCTGTGCGTCAGTCAGGGCGAGCAGAGACATTTAACCGATCAACTGCGGAATACTGCCGTACAACTGCAGGATGTACTCCATGAAGGTTTGCACCAGCCAGGGCCCGGCCACAATCAGGGTTACCAGCATCACCAGCAAACGCGGCAAAAAGCTCAGGGTCTGTTCGTTGATCTGGGTAGCGGCCTGAAACATCGCCACCAGCAGGCCCACCAGCAAACTGGGCACCACCAGCACGGCCACCATGAGGGTGGTCAGCCACAAGGCACCGCGAAACAGGTCAACAGCCACTTCAGGGGTCATTGCGCATTACTCCCGGTCATGGCGTCACACCCCGCCGAAGCTGCTGGCCAAGGTGCCGATAATCAGCGCCCAGCCATCCACCAGCACAAACAGCATGATCTTGAACGGCAACGAGATAATCAGCGGCGACAGCATCATCATGCCCATCGCCATCAGCACACTGGCGACCACCAGGTCGATGATCAGGAACGGGATGAAGATCATGAAGCCGATCTGGAAGGCAGTTTTCAGCTCCGACGTCACGAACGCCGGCACCAGAATGGTCAAGGGGGCGGCGTCCGGAGTGGCAATGTCGGTGCGCTTTGACAGCCGCATGAACAGCTCCAGGTCACTGGTCCGGGTTTGCGCCAGCATGAAATCCTTGATCGGCACTTCGGCCTTGAGGATCGCCTCCTGGGCCGAGAGCTTTTCGGCGAGATACGGCTGCAAGGCGTTTTCGTTCACCTTGTCGAACACCGGCGCCATGATGAACATCGTCAGAAACAGCGCCATGCCGGTCAGGATCTGGTTCGACGGCGTTTGTTGCAAACCCAGGGCCTGACGCAAGATCGAGAACACGATGATGATGCGGGTAAAGCTGGTCATCAGCATCACGAACGCCGGAATAAAACTCAGCGCCGTCATGATCAGCAAAATCTGCAGGCTGACCGAATACTCCTGCTGGCCGTTGGCGCCGGTGCCCAGGGTGATCGCCGGAATCGACAGCGGATCCGCCCCTAGCGCCATGGGCGCAACCAACGCCAATAACAGCGCAACCACTAAACGCATTACGGCTTGTCCTTTTGCTGACCCAACACGTCCATCAAACGCTTGGCAAACTCCGAGGTGGCCGCAGGTGCGCCCTGTGGTACCGGCACCGGCTCCTTGAGCACGTGCAACGGGGTGATCCGTCCCGGGGTGAGCCCCAGCAGAATTTGCTCGTTGCCCACCTGGACCAGCACCAGCCGATCACGAGCACCCAGCGCCCGCGAACTGATCAGCTCGATCACTTGGCCGCCCTGGCGCGCGCCCGTCTGCTGCACCCGACGCAACAGCCAGGCCAGGGCGAAAATCAGCCCCAGCACCAGCAACAGGCCCAGCACCAGTTGTGTCAGTTGTGCCCCCACGCCCGTACCGGCCACGACGACCGGGGCAGCCGCGGCCGCGCCGGTGGCCAGCGGCTCGGCCGCCAGCACACTGAAGGGTAACGCCAGTAAACCGCCAAGAATCCGCTTCACTTAGCGCAGCTTCTTGATGCGTTCGCTTGGACTGATCACGTCAGTCAGGCGGATGCCGAACTTTTCATTGACCACCACCACTTCGCCGTGGGCAATCAGGGTGCCGTTGACCAGCACGTCCAGCGGCTCTCCGGCCAGGCGATCGAGTTCGATCACCGAACCCTGGTTGAGTTGCAGCAGGTTGCGGATGTTAATCTCGGTGCTGCCCACTTCCATGGAGATGGACACCGGGATATCCAGAATCACATCCAGGTTGGGGCCTTCCAGCGAGACGGGTTCGTTATTGCGCGGTACGCTGCCGAATTCTTCCATCGGCAAACGGCTGGAGGCCGGTTTTTTCGCCGCGTCGGCTGCCAGCAACGCGTCGATGTCTGCCTGGCCGACATCACCGGTTTCTTCCAGAGCCGCCGCCCATTCGTCAGCCAGCGCCTGATCTTGCGCAGAAATTGTTTCGTGTTCGGTAGCCATCGGGTGTCCTCGGCGGGCAGTCAATCATTAGCACAGCAATGTTGTAGAAAGACCGACGCTCAGCGCCGGCCGATGGGCTCAACCACTTGCAACGCGAGGTTGCCTTTGTGCGAGCCCAGTTTGACCTTGAACGAAGGCACGCCATTGGCGCGCATGACCAGTTCGTCCTGCAGCTCGACCGGAATCACATCCCCGGGCTGCATGTGCAAGATGTCACGCAGGCGCAATTGACGCCGGGCCACGGTGGCACTGAGCGGCACACTGACGTCCAGCACGTCTTCGCGCAGCGCTTTGCTCCAGCGTTCGTCCTGATCGTCGAGGTCAGACTGGAAACCGGCATCGAGCATTTCGCGCACCGGCTCGATCATCGAATACGGCATGGTCACGTGCAGGTCGCCGCCCCCGCCATCGAGTTCGATGTGGAAGGTAGACACCACGATCGCTTCACTGGGGCCGACGATATTGGCCATGGCCGGGTTCACTTCCGAGTTGATGTACTCGAAATTGACTTCCATGATCGCTTGCCAGGCTTCTTTCAAATCGATGAAGGCCTGCTCCAGCACCATGCGCACCACCCGCAACTCGGTGGGGGTGAATTCACGACCTTCGATCTTGGCATGACGGCCGTCACCACCAAAGAAATTGTCCACCAGCTTGAACACCAGCTTGGCGTCGAGAATGAACAGCGCCGTGCCACGCAACGGCTTGATCTTGACCAGATTTAGGCTGGTGGGCACATACAGCGAGTGCACGTACTCACCAAACTTCATCACCTGTACCCCGCCCACGGCCACGTCTGCGGAGCGGCGCAGCATGTTGAACATGCTGATGCGGGTGTAGCGAGCGAAGCGCTCGTTGATCATCTCCAGGGTCGGCATGCGGCCCCGGACAATGCGGTCCTGACTGGTCAGGTCATAACTTTTGACACTGCCGGGTTCGACAGCGGTTTCGGCCTGTACCAGACCGTCGTCGACACCATGCAACAGCGCGTCGATCTCATCCTGGGACAGCAGGTCTTGCACGGCCATGTCGTGATCCTACTGCAATACAAAGTTAGTAAAGAGCACCTGGTCGATAACCACTTTGCCGAGTTCTTTTTGCGCCACGGCCTGCACGCTGGCAGTCGCTTTCTGGCGCAAGATTTCCTGGCCCACCGGCGTTGCCAGATCGTCAAAGGCCTGGCCAGAGAACAGCATCACCAAATTATTGCGAATCACCGGCATATGCACTTTAAGGGCATTGAGGTCCGCGGCATCACGCGCTTGCAAGGTCATGCTCACTTGCATGTAGCGCTGGCGGCCATTGGCGTTGTAATTGACCACAAAGGCCGGAGCCATCGCCTCATAAATGGCGGCGGGCTTGATGCCGGACTCAACCACAGGTGCCGATTCAGTTTTCGGGGTGTGCATGACATACCAGGTCGCGCCCACGGAAAGGCCTACCGCCAACAGCAGGGCTACGGCGATCAGAATAATCAGCTTGAGCTTGCCTTTGCCTGCGGTGTCATTCACTGCGTCATTCGTCGCCATGCCAATAATCCGTCACTATTTGGTTTTCACAGGTGCGGGACTAGGCAGAGCAAGGGTTGTGCCAGAAGTGGCAGATGACACTGTAGATACTCTGTTGCCCGTCAAGCATCGCAGCCTTCGTGCCTCGGCAGCGGCTACGGGCTTTCGTCGCCGTCGTCGATTCAGGCGCTGGACTGCACGGGTTACGCGTAGTAATCCACGGCGCTGGAGCCCAGCACGATGCCTGGCGCTACCGCCTGGGCCGGGGCGATGTTCAGCTCGTCTTCGTGGCTGTTTTCAGGCCTGGCGCCACGGCGAGCCTGCTCCTGATGCTCCTGCTCCCGGCCCTGCCACTGACGCGACTGGTCGGACACGCTGACATCGACCTGCCCCA is a window of Pseudomonas taetrolens DNA encoding:
- a CDS encoding chemotaxis response regulator CheY encodes the protein MKILIVDDFSTMRRIIKNLLRDLGFTNTVEADDGITALPLLNQGHIDFLVTDWNMPGMTGIELLRHVRADEKLKHLPVLMVTAEAKREQIIEAAQAGVNGYVVKPFTAIALKDKIEKIFDRIG
- the fliA gene encoding RNA polymerase sigma factor FliA; translated protein: MMTASGYRMYSKSSRDSQYELIERYAPLVKRIAYHLLARLPASVQVDDLIQAGMIGLLEVSTKYDATKGASFETYAGIRIRGAMLDEVRKGDWAPRSVHRNTRMVSDAIRVIEAKTGCDAKDHEVAAELQLSLDDYYAILNDTLGSRLFSFDDLLQDGEHEGLHEDGASAQLGPSRDLEDQRFQTALADAIANLPERERLVLALYYDEELNLKEIGEVLGVSESRVSQLHSQCAARLRARLAQWRAH
- the fleN gene encoding flagellar synthesis regulator FleN; the protein is MGSMHPVQVIAVTGGKGGVGKTNVSVNLSIALAELGRRVMLMDADLGLANVDVLLGLTPKFTLADVVEGRCELRDVLVQGPGGIRIVPAASGTQSMVHLSPAQHAGLIQAFSDLGDNLDVLVIDTAAGIGESVVSFVRAAQEVLLVVCDEPTSITDAYALIKLLNRDYGMNRFRVLANMAQSPQEGRNLFAKLTKVTDRFLDVALQYVGAVPYDECVRKAVQKQRAVYEAFPRSKCSLAFKAIAQKVDTWPLPANPRGHMEFFVERLVRQGGGRI
- the flhF gene encoding flagellar biosynthesis protein FlhF, with translation MQVKRFFAADMRQAMKLIRDELGADAAIIGNRRIAGGVELTAALDYKLSALAPRVPNIELEEELRKTQSRIVSAQAELSLRGEGDAEGSRQLFAGLPLTAAEPLIEPVPVEPLRPAPVVMQSMDQHAFDTMRSELSGLRELLEVQLGSLAWNQLQGSMPEQANLWRRLQRIGLSGPLSRDLLAQVVGIQEPRQAWRMLLAHLARMIITPELEPLEEGGVIAMVGPAGMGKTTTLAKLAARYVLKYGAQHIALVSMDSFRIGAQEQLKTLGRILNVSVTHVAPGQSLGQTLEPLERKRVVLVDTAGLQASDPALRLQLESLAGRGIKARNYLVLATTSQKQVLAAAYLSYKRCGLAGCILTKLDETASLGEVLSLAIGHELPVAYLTDGPRIPDDLHLPRRHQLVSRAVSVQMQEEPSEEAMADMFADIYHSPPKRVG
- the flhA gene encoding flagellar biosynthesis protein FlhA translates to MDRSQLINTARNGLAGLGQGQLGVPLLLLVMLAMMMLPIPAFLLDVFFTFNIALSIVVLLVCVYALRPLDFAVFPTILLVATLMRLALNVASTRVVMLHGQEGHAAAGKVIQAFGEVVIGGNYVVGIVVFAILMIINFVVVTKGAGRISEVSARFTLDAMPGKQMAIDADLNAGLIDQNQAKLRRQEVAQEAEFYGSMDGASKFVRGDAIAGLLILFINLIGGMAVGIFQHGMSFSEAGKVYALLTIGDGLVAQLPSLLLSTAAAIMVTRASGSEDMGKQINRQMFASPKALAVSAGLMAVMGIVPGMPHFSFLSLAAVAGGVAYLMWKKQAVVKSQALQEVQRQQELLPSPARALETKELGWDDVTPIDMIGLEVGYRLIPLVDRNQSGQLLARIKGVRKKLSQDLGFLMPTVHIRDNLDLAPSAYRLTLMGVILAEAEIYPDRELAINPGQVFGTLNGITTKDPAFGLEAVWIEVSQRSQAQSLGYTVVDASTVVATHLNQILYKHSHELIGHEEVQQLMQLLAKASPKLAEELVPGVLSLSQLLKVLQALLAEQVPVRDIRSIAEAIANNAHKSQDTAALVAAVRVGLSRAIVQSIVGVESELPVITLEPRLEQILLNSLQKAGQGQDEGVLLEPSMAEKLQRSLIDAAQRQEMQGNPVILLVASPVRAMLSRFGRLAVPNLHVLAYQEIPDNKQVTIVATVGPNG
- the flhB gene encoding flagellar biosynthesis protein FlhB; its protein translation is MAESESGADKTEDPTEKRKKDSREKGEIARSKELNTLAIMLAGSAGLLIFGGALAQDLMALMRYNFSLSREVLLNTDSMGIFLLHSGKIALLAVQPVLITLLIAALVGPISLGGWLFAAGSLAPKFSRMNPAAGIKRMFSTKALVELLKALAKFFIILIVALLVLKSDIDDLLRIAHEPLELAVIHSLQVVGWSALWMACGLILIAAVDVPVQLWESHQKLLMTKQEVRDEHKDQEGRPEVKQRIRQLQRDMSQRRMMAAIPDADVIITNPTHYAVALKYDPQEGGAPMLLAKGSDFLALKIREIGKEHNVLLLESPALARSIYYSTELEQEIPAGLYLAVAQVLAYVYQIRQHQAGRGKRPDPLKDLPIPPDLRRDE
- the fliR gene encoding flagellar biosynthetic protein FliR, whose amino-acid sequence is MSLLALTDAQISTWVASFMLPLFRVGALLTTMPIIGTTLVPKRIKLFLSLAITLAIMPSLPPMPTVNALDLSGLLLIAEQIIIGALLGFSLQLFFQAFVVAGQIVAIQMGMGFASMVDPANGVNVAVIGQFFTMLVTLLFLSMNGHLVVFEVITESFTTLPVGGGLLSNHYWEIANKMGWVLGAALLLVLPAITALLVVNIAFGVMTRAAPQLNIFAIGFPLTLVLGMVILWIGLADILNQYQPLASQALQFLRELARAR
- the fliQ gene encoding flagellar biosynthesis protein FliQ, giving the protein MTPEVAVDLFRGALWLTTLMVAVLVVPSLLVGLLVAMFQAATQINEQTLSFLPRLLVMLVTLIVAGPWLVQTFMEYILQLYGSIPQLIG